The Aspergillus nidulans FGSC A4 chromosome VIII genome contains the following window.
AGTATCGGGATAATACGACGCGTTCTCGGTGGCTCCATTCAGCCGAACTTTCATTTCCGCATTGATTGTTGTATTGACAAGCTTATCGCCTCCATGCTGTGAGGATTCAGTTTCTTTCGTGGATAAAGAGTTTTGTCCACTGTCCTTCAAGCTGTCAAGCCCTCCACCGCTTGAGACCTGGAGCCCGTTCGTCTCGTAGTGTGGCAATGGGGAACTGTGCCCTGTGCTGACTATTTGGGGTTCAAAAATCAATCTGTCCTCAGGCGTCTCGAATATGCCGCACGGCGCCCAAGACCCGTCGCCAAGCAATTGCCGGTGTAGGTTTCTTGCCCGCCATAGCAGGGCTCGCTCCTGGCGCAATTTAGCTTCGATTGCTTGTGTCATGTGCGAAAGAGCTTTAGAAGTATACGCGTGAGATAACGAAGGGTGGGAGGGAAGCTCGGATGGATGCTTCAGAGGGCATAGAAAATCTAAATAGCCGGGGGCAGAGAAGGTCAGTACATCTTTGTGTTTAGGTCGGTACACACGATATGGTGGTCACATACGTTCCAGGGCAATCTCAGAAAACGGATTCTCTTCCGCCACGGCTGCATCTGCCTCCGaatcctcgtcgtcatcatcaagctcatCGCCCTCAGAGTCGTAGCGCACGGGGTTGTGGTGGAGGATGTAGCGGGTATATCCGGCATGTTCGATTTTCTGCGAAGACCGTTCAACCACAATAAGTAAAGTGCAGCTCAGATACAGTGATGTTTTTATCTACCATCCCACGAGAAGGTCACAAGTATTAAAGAACGTCCTGCAAGAAGTAAAACATACCTGTTTATATAGACCCTCGGCATGGATATAACCCATTGCGCCTTCTTTCACAAATCTCGCATTCCCCCGAAGTTTGTTTCCTCTGTTCGTTGGTTGCGTTATCGGATCATCTGGTCCCGAAACTGAGAAGGTCAAGTTAGATCAGGGCGTTAGAGAATAGCGGGGAAAGATAGGTTCTCAGGGTGTCGCATACAATCATTCTCATTGCGAAGGGCCCGTTTCATGCCCACTATCGTATCGGCAATCAGGGCCGCTTGCGCCGCCATGGTGTTGGCTGAGACGGAAGTATTGGTAAGAGAAGATTGGATTATTGGCGCTGGCGTGGAGAAAACCCGGGAAATGATATCTTGCCACTAGCGCAGAGTTCTGAGAATTTCAGGAAGTTGGCCCGGTTGCGACTGAAGATAGATCAGCTGGATAACTCAAACAATGGAGAATGAAGcggcagcagaggagaagagagcgtCTCTCTCAACGTCAAGCAGTCCCTCTCCGCCTAACAGAACGGGAAAGCTGCGGGAGCCGTTCCGATCGCCAACGCTAGTCCTGTCTTAGCGATATACAGCACAGATAAGAAGTTTCCACGTGATATCTACTAGCCCTTATTGCGGAAGTCCACTCCTAATAGCAGTATCCCTCTACGCACGATATGCCCAGCATTAATGATGATCCTATTCTCCTTGAAATATTCTGTATGCCTCTATCTTGAATATCACATCCTGAATGTGGAAGCTAGCAGAGTCCTGCTAGCCATTATGAATGTCTTTAATCCTCAGCATCGACCCATATCAGGATACCCTTTTTATCGGACCTCATATCCTCTGTTGGAAGCACACGTAAAGACTTATTGAAATACGTATCCACCACAAGTAGCTGGGGTTGAATCCACAAGCCTCTCTTCGACGCCAATAGATTGTAACGGACGGTTTGCCGACTCACGGGCGCCAGCTGAACCACCATTGTTTTCGGGCCGCTAAAAGCAAAATACTCGCTAGCCTCCATGGTAAGGCTGAAGGTAAGAAAGTGCAGCGAGGGGTTTTCCAGTGTATACTCCACATGTATCAAGCCGGGAAACTTCCGCGAGGAAATAGCTGAAGCCAGTACGCGAGGCTCTCCGGCAGGGATCACAAACCGCGGGATTGCAAGTTTAGTCGTTGTGAGCCTATCGCTTCTGCCAGAATCGTCAGTTTCTTCGCCACTTCTCCTCCATTGAATCTCCAGAGCAAGATTGAGCGACGTGGGGCGCCGGTCACCCAAAATGATCTTCTGGATATCCAAGACGAAGTTAGAATGTCGAAGGTCTTCAGGATGAATTTCACGCGTCTCTGGGCTGACGAGAACCTCGTGCCCAACCTGAGAGATAGCTCCGCCGCTGAGACTCAGCACAGCAATGGACATATTTTCAATGACCAAAGGCTCGCGCGCAAAAGAAACGACCTTTGTATCAAGGCACCACCTTTGCTGCAATCCTCTTGGCTCTGTATTGGGTTGAGTCTCGGTCAAGTCGTCATCGATCGTGAAAAAGTCTGGCCATGGCAGGGGATTAAGTCGGGGAAGGAACTCATAATTTGCCTCGAATGGCCGAATTATGGGTAAGGTCAACCGCGTGGTAGCGATTATAGGTGTTTGGATATCCGAAAAAAGATTATATGCGGCGGATACCTCGAGCTCATACTCAAAACTGCTCTCAGTGCCGGAAATAACAATCGGTATTTCACGTTGAGAGGAGCTTTCTATGACACCAACTGACCTTTTAAGAGAGTGAGGCTCTTCCTCCGCTGGAGTATTAGGCCTCGATTCAGTGGACGCTTGCACTGAACCCTCCTGGTCGAGCCATGAGATATTGACTGCGGAATCGGGACTCCCAAATAATCTGGCCTCAGCGACAACATCAgccgcttcatcttccccATTGTCGATCACAAGATTGAGGACAATGCGCTCATTCGTATAGTAGGTGCTTTTCAAGTTTGGGATCGTTAATCGAATCTTTGGCGGCTTCGGTTGGATTTTGCAGCGGTCAACGTCACGGCCCTTCCCAACCCGCCTCCGAGCCGGCCCCTTTGTTGTTTGCTGCCACCAAAATGCTTCTTGTTGAGCCAGGTCCGTTATTGCATATGTAAGATCAAAGTCTTCCTGCGAAACCAAGAGCGCTATTGAGGCTACCCTGGATTCTCCTGACTCCCGAGGTATGCAGGCCAAATTGTACACCTTCGTTTGAGCAGGCCCAAGGGTCAGATCTGCAATTCCGGTAAGTGCGTTCAGGGCACTCGTGGTAGACTGATGGACCGATGAGTCGGAGGTGGCACTTGGATCGCGCAGAGAAGGTGACGAAATGAGGCATGTAGTGCTTGTGTCCGCATCTATATTCTGGTCTGACTGCAGCCGTATTGGACGCAGACAGCCCTCGAAGGCGACTCTAAGTTCAGCAAACCGAACAGGAACCGATGACTTCTGGGCGCAGGACCTTAAGACAAGCTGGCACTGTAAAGGTTCACCAACATTTCCCTCTGCTTTTTGAAATATAAATGTTGCGGTAACTGGGCAAGAGTCATATTATCAGTCAGTGTCTTGCAGGTTTTGAGAAGGTACTCACCACTTGACACAACATCCTCGGCTTTGATCACGATGGATGGCTTTTGTTCCTTTGATGCAAATTCTGCAAGGCTCTGATGAATATCGTAGTTCCAATCAGGGCGCGGTGGGAAAGCTAGATGACCATTAAGACGTTAAAAGAATGAACAGCCACCTGAAGGACACAAAGAGCCCTACCAAAATTTAGCAACTCCCAGTCGACCCTTAATACTGTTTCACTGTCCTGAGCTCGCGCGGCACATTCGCGCAGGATCCAAGCAAACTTCGCCATGAGAAGCCACCACCCAGAACGCCTCCAGGTAAGGGCCGGCCAAAGCGGGCGAAGCGTCTCATAAGCTTCAATCCAAGAACCCAGGCGCATGTACTCTTCCGCGATTTCCAAACTGAGACTCTCCGTCATTCGCACTTGGTTTCGCTTCGAGAATTCAACTAGCGCCGCCTTGAGAGTATCCAAGATGAGTGTCGAATGATCCACTCCGCCGTCCTGGGCTCGCGCAGCCTCGATGTGGGTTTCTGGAGCAAGATATGTGTCATAGAGATAGGCTTTGCTCGCTATATGAGATGCGGGAGACTGTCCTGGCGGCATCCGATCTTCTGCCGGAATCTGCCCGGCCAGGGTTCGCCGGTGCATGGTATGCTTCGCGGAACGGTATAGCCAGTATCCCTCGTGATGAAGTCGCTCCCATGGCAAAACTTCGTCCACCGAAAGGAATGTCTTTTCGGGTGGGACGAAGATTGAGTTGTGCTCGTGAACCTGATTTTGAGAAGTTTCAAGAGGTGTTAGATGAGGGATCTTGGCTTGATGAATGAGCTGAGCCATCACCGACGACCATCTAGCTTCCCAAGCTTCCCATCCGTAGTTCCTCGTACCCTTTCCTCGTCTATTCACGATGTCTTGTGTACGTCTGCGGTGATAGACCCAGGACCTTACTGCAGAACTTGTATGTCCAGTAGATAGCAAGCAGCGAATTATTCGTATCGCAAGCGCATCGCTAAACAGACGAGCTTCATTGAATTTAGGGTCCCATCCAGCAATGTTTTCAAAAACTTCTTGTCCAAAGAGGGTCTCATAGGCACTTTCATAATTCTTGAGCGCCGCGTCGATTTCTTGCCGGAATTCTGCAAAGATTCCCATTTTGAATTCGTATCGAGTATTCCAACCCTGAAGCGATAACGTCTGAGACGTTCCACTAGTAGGGGGTGCTGTTGGAGGTGGTATACTGCTCCTATTCCGTTTCCTTCGAGCATGCTTGGACAAGTCTCTGTAATATTCCATCAAAGAAGGATGcaaaagagcaagaagcgaCCTTGTGAAATCTCTCATCTCCTCCGAACTCACATCCGGAGGCAAAATGAATAACGATTTTTGGTCTAGATTTGTTGCTCTCCGAATCCCTAAAACTCGATCATCGAGGTCTCCCAAATCATCTCCGAtagccttctctgatagaAGCACGACAATGAAGCGGGTCCTGTACCCCGAAGAAGACCACTGTTTTTTCAACCCATTGATCTCGATTTTTAGTTGATTGTCACGCAACGAGTTCATGGTCGAGTCGAGACAGAACGGAAAGAAATTGATCACTGCGGCGGGGACCAAATCTTGGTGTTTTGAGGCCCATAGAGGTGTCATGATCCCATCAGGAAACGTCGGGGAAGCTGGCGTCAACGGAGAAATAGGCGAATGCAGGATCATCGACAATCCATGATCACGGCTAACAGTCGGACTTTCTGGCGGCGATGCGGGAGGAGGATTAGCCTTGCGCGGCGGAAGCCTGTAATTCTACAGTAGTATTAGCAGCTTGATCTATGAAACACGACTGATCGCTCGACCGCAGAAGCTGCCGTCAAGAATATGCTACGGCATAGAGTATACACGTACCCGTCCGATAGACTTGACTTTATATCCAGCCCTCGAGGTTCCTTCAATGCCGTTGTCCTGGGATCGCGGCCCAGCTTCACTGAAGAAGACATCCCGAAATTCCTCCGCGACGGGCCTCTCCAGAGGTGGAAGATCAGATTCTATTGCGATTCCATTTTCTTCCAGAAGCGGATAATTcgtctcttccgcttctggCTCTGTTCTGTCGCCGtcggcttcgaggccgcaaagGAGGATGAACGGCAGGTTATTGGCGATATAAGGTCGGGGATAGTCGTCCATTGCGGACCTGAAGTGCTGTTGACAGCCGGCGATCACCGCATATCTCGGATAACAATGCCCATCGAAGCAATAAGACCAGACCGAGTGTAGCGAGAATGGTATATGAGCTCTGTTTACTGGTTATCATGAAAATACTCGTGGACAAACGCGGGGCCTGCCGAGTCGTCACTCTCGAGCTAGTTGCATTGGGCAAGGTGTTTTGCCAAGCCGCGGAAGAGAATCGGAACCCCAACCAAGAGTCCCAGTACTCTGGAGTATATATTGTGTAGTAACAGGACTTACAATAGTTACAGCAGTTACAGTAGTTACAGCCACTCAACAATCGCCTAACTAAATTCAATGCTTATCCGATACTCGAAGATGATAAGCGATCAGTACGGTCCCTCCAGCAGTAGTTGACTTCACCGGTGAACATATATTTAACCCATCTAAAGTCTCATCCAACAGCATATCGATCGAACCCCCTTATACATATCTAGGTCCTGGGTGGCAAGTCCGTCTAGTGAAACACGCTAACAGTCCTAGATTTCGCCATatctactcagagtataTTCTGGAACACTACTACGCTGTGAACAATCTGGGGCACTGTGGAGTTGACTGTGCTTGACCCAGTAAACTTCGCTACTTTGTAGCAGCTCACTTCACCAAAGGTAAAATGGCGTAGGCTCAAAACCCGCAGATAGTGAAAGCTTTATTTCGCGCACGAGGCGAATAGAATACAACCGAATCGACGCTAGAGACCCGACGAAGTTTCAGACTCGTGTTGTGTATCGTCCGGCGTCACCCAGCATATGTGAATCTACCATGGATCATTCGTCTTTCTCTGAGAGACGCTGAGAAACACTGAGAAACAAGAATCCTCCCACGCCAATTTAGAAGGAAATTCGCTAGCCAGTTTGTTCGTCGCTAATACCTGATCATCCCGACACTCGTTTGTCCCTTCTGCCGCGTGATTGGAGTGTTCCCAGTGGTTTCAAGCCCGGCTGTTGAGATAACTCGCCGTCTCGTACCTCAAATTTGGATCTGCAAACTGTGTGGAGGAGTGTTCAGCTTTTGGGAAAAGATCGGTGGGTCACTGAGGACCCAGCTTGAGCACAGAGTCATTCCTGATTCGAGCGCTTTCGGTCCTCTGACTGCCAGGGATGAAAAGATGGATATCTTTCAAGGGGTCACAGAGAGTACTCCGTGACTGTAGTACTCTTGAGTAGCCACAGACTTCACGGGCGCGCATAATACTAATCTCGCACCTTATCTAACTGAGAGTTTTTTTATCTTCACAAGTTTTATTTTCTGATCTCTCCGTGTTTCTGATCAACTCTTATAACTGATATATATCATCTCTTCAGCCCCTCACTACTGTCACTAAGCTTCTCTCCCTGCATATCCAACTTTACTCCTTTTTAGGATACTATTGCCCATCCTCCATTCGCTCCTTATCCCTATATGGAGTATTGAACTGCTAGATTCCGAGCATTGCTTTTCCTGTCTCTCATTCGATCCGTTCcatctcttttctttctttcccttttttttgcGCTCTCTTCGATTTGCAtgagcttttcttttgtCTAGATCTGCACTGCAGTTCCACCTCCCCCGTTTCTGAAGACCCTTGGGACCGTCGGCAAGGCGCGTTCCCTGGTGCAAGGGAACATTCCCTGCTGGCCTTGATTAAGTTCGGGCTTGTCTCGCTACTTTGAACCGACGGGCACACAGCGCGTGGTGCGTCGATGATACACGCTATCAAGCTAGTTCACATACTCTAGTCGCATACTCCCCCTCGATTCCTGGTCTTCCCAGTTCCTACTGGATCATGCAAGCACGCGCTATTTTCTCCCGCATATAGTCGTCGGTGACTGTCCACTGGCTCCCAGGGGGAGAGGAACATTCCTCAAGAGCTTATAGTCAATAGTCGTCGCCATGGATCGAGCGGAACAGCAACATTCCGCGGCCACTGCGGAAGCCCCTGTCCAGTCTTCCCTCCTCGCAAGACGTCGCAAAACCGACCGTTCGCGCTCACACTCCAGCAACCCTTCTGCCGCCGGTGACCCGACCTCGCCCGAAGTCATTACTTCGTtgatttcttccctttcgGCCATCTCTGTGCCCGTCCGGTCGCATTTTGACCTGAACGTCCCGCGCATTGATTCAGAAACTGATCCCTCATCACCAGTCTACTTCCCCCCCGAAAGCCTATCGGTTCCAGAACGACCACCAAGCGAACATGGATTTGGCGTGACTTATAGTTCGCATAACCCGATTGAGGATTCGCCGCATAGTCCTTTTTTGCATCCAGACGATGCCGCAGCGTCGCCAATTATTCGCATGGCACGGGCTCCGCCAACTCCAAAAACCCCAAAGTCACCCAAGTTCAAAGTGAATTCCGAGCGACCTGTGTCCGCCGGGAGGCCGACTTCTCAAGCGTCGCTTAGTTCAAGCAGGGCCCCATTTGAAGACCCTGCATTTGGCACGATTACTGCGGAACCTGGTCCTCAACGGGTTTCAACGGCGGCGAGCATCCATTCGACAAGCTCCAGGAAGAGTCTGAAGAGCCTGCTAAAGAGACAGTCGCGCGAATTTCCGAGTGAAAAAGACAAACATATCGACAGACTGCGAAAAACTAGCAGTTATACTGACGGCTTGAGGAATCACGTTTCTCGCAGTAGGGCAAGCCTGCGTTCCCTACACTCAATGGCCGACGTagtggaggaaggaaggccCAGCAAATGCTCGATGGATGCTTCGCGGGAGCACACTATCCGTACCTCGACGGGGATAGAGCGTCCCTCTTTACAAAGCAATCAAGAGAGCGCACCCAGTACGCCTGGAGGGATTGGGAGTGGGCGAATTATACCTGCCCGGGATTCTTCATTACGGCATGGCTATTCTTCCAGCCCAAAGCATCGGAAAACTGGCCGTCATAGCAGATACTCATCTACCGCTAGCAGAGAGGTAAAGACAGATAGTGGCATATCGGGCGTCGGCGGTGCCGAAACTGAACAGGTGTCGAAAAGGATACAGGAGCTGAAAGACCAGCAACAAAAGATC
Protein-coding sequences here:
- a CDS encoding protein rxtB (transcript_id=CADANIAT00001233), with translation MAAQAALIADTIVGMKRALRNENDFSGPDDPITQPTNRGNKLRGNARFVKEGAMGYIHAEGLYKQKIEHAGYTRYILHHNPVRYDSEGDELDDDDEDSEADAAVAEENPFSEIALEHFLCPLKHPSELPSHPSLSHAYTSKALSHMTQAIEAKLRQERALLWRARNLHRQLLGDGSWAPCGIFETPEDRLIFEPQIVSTGHSSPLPHYETNGLQVSSGGGLDSLKDSGQNSLSTKETESSQHGGDKLVNTTINAEMKVRLNGATENASYYPDTGHSKEPKFEEVDTAVSDLPQHSETQGGDNINGSRPHNTPGDLDRILETDGMVGKETKENGNTEPYRQNNNDGQNANEDVEMENISSPEPPRRMTTRAQTNAGPPQHDADSRRASPSASSDTLSSLPTPHPLYLVPESVRPDPNFGLPPNEAEDTRRLLWSYVQKQEETVRGLEHMHESLLRACRMKEDVFEWCKAEGHVGELSDGEDWYDREKWGLAEGEDLKKGADEDDIEPVEESRSSNKRGRGRRA
- a CDS encoding uncharacterized protein (transcript_id=CADANIAT00001234), which encodes MDDYPRPYIANNLPFILLCGLEADGDRTEPEAEETNYPLLEENGIAIESDLPPLERPVAEEFRDVFFSEAGPRSQDNGIEGTSRAGYKVKSIGRNYRLPPRKANPPPASPPESPTVSRDHGLSMILHSPISPLTPASPTFPDGIMTPLWASKHQDLVPAAVINFFPFCLDSTMNSLRDNQLKIEINGLKKQWSSSGYRTRFIVVLLSEKAIGDDLGDLDDRVLGIRRATNLDQKSLFILPPDVSSEEMRDFTRSLLALLHPSLMEYYRDLSKHARRKRNRSSIPPPTAPPTSGTSQTLSLQGWNTRYEFKMGIFAEFRQEIDAALKNYESAYETLFGQEVFENIAGWDPKFNEARLFSDALAIRIIRCLLSTGHTSSAVRSWVYHRRRTQDIVNRRGKGTRNYGWEAWEARWSSVMAQLIHQAKIPHLTPLETSQNQVHEHNSIFVPPEKTFLSVDEVLPWERLHHEGYWLYRSAKHTMHRRTLAGQIPAEDRMPPGQSPASHIASKAYLYDTYLAPETHIEAARAQDGGVDHSTLILDTLKAALVEFSKRNQVRMTESLSLEIAEEYMRLGSWIEAYETLRPLWPALTWRRSGWWLLMAKFAWILRECAARAQDSETVLRVDWELLNFAFPPRPDWNYDIHQSLAEFASKEQKPSIVIKAEDVVSSVTATFIFQKAEGNVGEPLQCQLVLRSCAQKSSVPVRFAELRVAFEGCLRPIRLQSDQNIDADTSTTCLISSPSLRDPSATSDSSVHQSTTSALNALTGIADLTLGPAQTKVYNLACIPRESGESRVASIALLVSQEDFDLTYAITDLAQQEAFWWQQTTKGPARRRVGKGRDVDRCKIQPKPPKIRLTIPNLKSTYYTNERIVLNLVIDNGEDEAADVVAEARLFGSPDSAVNISWLDQEGSVQASTESRPNTPAEEEPHSLKRSVGVIESSSQREIPIVISGTESSFEYELEVSAAYNLFSDIQTPIIATTRLTLPIIRPFEANYEFLPRLNPLPWPDFFTIDDDLTETQPNTEPRGLQQRWCLDTKVVSFAREPLVIENMSIAVLSLSGGAISQVGHEVLVSPETREIHPEDLRHSNFVLDIQKIILGDRRPTSLNLALEIQWRRSGEETDDSGRSDRLTTTKLAIPRFVIPAGEPRVLASAISSRKFPGLIHVEYTLENPSLHFLTFSLTMEASEYFAFSGPKTMVVQLAPVSRQTVRYNLLASKRGLWIQPQLLVVDTYFNKSLRVLPTEDMRSDKKGILIWVDAED